A genomic region of Desulfatiglans sp. contains the following coding sequences:
- a CDS encoding radical SAM protein, which produces MGHPDKNILFVHPLGYKKSAAREDVSRLANIMPPLGLASISAWLEQRGTETAIIDSYANPDSDLLIQRYLHEKRPAYLGVSCTTSSFHDGVRIASLAKKVLPEIKVVFGGPHVSALKGKILEGYPLIDFSVIGEGEVTLSELIESGGEDAADIEGLAYRDSGNEIHVNPYRTKLLDLDTLPFPAYSKLDGYPDAYKLPIFNYPVSPNTSCISSRGCPYACSYCDRSVFQRSFRYNSAEYLYEHLRYLKERFNIRHINFYDDQFTFNRKRVEAFAGLMITRPLNMTFNCAVRAEHIDMELLLLMKRAGCWMISLGIESGDDKLLSMHRQNVNSERMREKIHMIKKAGIRTKGLFMIGLPGETVESIKRSIAFYRSLPIDEINVAKFTPFPGTPLYEKIARSGGFTEEWEKMDCMHFMYIPEGMDLQTLETYFIRFYKAHFSRLRTILSYISMIWKSPESWKRFILSMRRFLLFAKSNKRFN; this is translated from the coding sequence ATGGGTCATCCTGATAAGAATATCCTGTTTGTCCACCCCCTTGGCTATAAAAAGAGCGCAGCCAGAGAGGATGTGTCAAGGCTTGCCAATATTATGCCTCCATTAGGGCTGGCAAGTATATCGGCCTGGCTTGAGCAGCGCGGGACAGAAACCGCTATTATTGATTCTTATGCAAACCCTGACTCAGACCTGCTCATTCAGAGGTATCTGCATGAGAAGAGGCCTGCATATTTAGGGGTAAGCTGCACAACATCCAGTTTTCATGATGGTGTCAGGATAGCCTCTTTGGCAAAAAAGGTGCTGCCTGAAATAAAAGTAGTATTTGGCGGCCCCCATGTCTCGGCCTTAAAGGGGAAGATACTTGAAGGGTATCCTCTAATAGATTTCTCTGTTATTGGCGAGGGTGAGGTTACACTCTCGGAGCTGATAGAATCAGGCGGCGAGGATGCTGCTGACATTGAGGGGCTTGCATACAGGGATTCGGGAAATGAAATCCATGTCAATCCATACCGGACAAAACTCCTTGATCTTGATACGCTTCCATTTCCTGCATATTCAAAACTGGATGGGTATCCCGATGCCTACAAGCTACCTATCTTCAACTATCCGGTATCCCCAAACACAAGCTGTATTTCAAGCCGGGGCTGCCCTTATGCATGCAGTTACTGTGACAGGTCGGTGTTTCAAAGGAGCTTTCGATACAACTCGGCTGAATACCTCTATGAGCACCTGAGATATTTAAAAGAGAGGTTCAATATAAGGCACATAAATTTTTATGATGACCAGTTCACGTTTAACAGGAAAAGGGTAGAGGCCTTTGCAGGGCTGATGATTACAAGGCCCCTTAATATGACATTCAACTGTGCCGTGAGGGCCGAACATATTGACATGGAGCTGCTCCTTCTGATGAAAAGGGCCGGATGCTGGATGATAAGCCTCGGGATAGAATCAGGTGATGACAAACTGCTCTCCATGCATCGACAGAATGTTAATTCTGAACGGATGAGAGAAAAGATCCATATGATAAAAAAGGCCGGGATCAGGACAAAGGGGCTCTTTATGATAGGACTGCCCGGTGAAACAGTTGAGAGCATTAAAAGGAGTATAGCATTCTACAGGTCCCTGCCCATTGATGAGATAAACGTTGCAAAATTTACCCCCTTTCCAGGGACACCTTTGTATGAAAAAATTGCCCGTTCAGGTGGATTTACTGAAGAGTGGGAAAAAATGGACTGCATGCATTTTATGTATATACCTGAAGGGATGGATCTTCAAACCCTGGAAACCTATTTTATTAGGTTTTATAAGGCCCATTTTTCAAGATTAAGAACTATTCTGAGCTATATATCCATGATCTGGAAATCTCCTGAGAGCTGGAAACGATTTATCTTAAGCATGAGGAGATTTCTCCTCTTTGCTAAAAGCAATAAAAGATTTAATTGA
- a CDS encoding radical SAM protein: MNLTLIYPKWPKLDRQTEFHLPPHGPIVFAAEVPEEIDITFIDEAFQEVEYKSTDLVAMSVMLTSQLPRAFEIAERYREMNIPVIFGGIATMLHSKEVMEHSDSVFLGEVEGRFAPIIEDLKNNRLKKVYDYMDDPPDIGLVGTARRELLNPDFYTYRGVKMLDLVHASRGCKFNCFPCCVGFLGGRVMRPRPVDKVIEEMSTIQNNRLFIVDNSLAQNRDWLKELFTEMAPLKKTWVSHPIMDDDEILRLAKDAGCWYVYQAIVNTSDGIRKRIRRLKDNGIGVEGTILLGTDDQTEDDIKRLIDFLMEEELDMAEFTILTPFPCSPVREQYLEEGRIFNNNWLDYTCDKVVFQPKKMSPETLYKMYHYAWDTFYYNTSPSLKMSFLFQKAVKSEMEKGTYRQYNPRKKRSFGKEASNE, encoded by the coding sequence ATGAATCTGACACTCATATACCCCAAATGGCCAAAACTGGATCGCCAGACAGAATTCCATCTTCCACCCCATGGACCAATTGTCTTTGCTGCGGAAGTACCGGAAGAAATTGATATAACCTTTATTGATGAAGCCTTTCAGGAGGTAGAATATAAATCAACAGATCTTGTGGCAATGTCTGTGATGCTTACATCCCAGCTCCCTCGCGCCTTTGAAATAGCTGAAAGGTATCGTGAAATGAATATCCCTGTCATATTTGGCGGAATAGCAACAATGCTTCACAGCAAAGAGGTTATGGAACATAGTGACTCTGTTTTTCTGGGTGAAGTGGAAGGACGTTTTGCCCCGATAATAGAGGATCTAAAAAATAATCGACTCAAAAAGGTCTATGATTATATGGATGACCCTCCTGATATCGGCCTTGTGGGGACTGCCCGAAGGGAGCTTCTGAATCCTGATTTTTATACATACCGCGGCGTAAAGATGCTCGACCTTGTCCATGCGTCAAGGGGCTGCAAGTTCAACTGTTTTCCATGCTGTGTGGGATTCCTGGGCGGGCGGGTAATGCGTCCGAGGCCTGTTGACAAGGTAATAGAAGAGATGAGTACGATACAGAACAACAGGCTTTTTATCGTGGATAATTCTCTTGCCCAGAACCGTGATTGGCTCAAGGAACTATTTACAGAAATGGCCCCCCTGAAAAAGACATGGGTATCTCATCCTATCATGGATGATGATGAGATACTAAGGCTGGCAAAGGATGCTGGGTGCTGGTATGTATATCAGGCCATTGTAAATACATCGGACGGCATCAGGAAACGAATCAGGCGCCTCAAGGACAATGGTATTGGAGTGGAGGGGACGATCCTTCTGGGCACGGATGATCAGACTGAGGATGATATCAAGCGTCTTATTGATTTTCTGATGGAGGAGGAGCTGGATATGGCTGAATTTACCATACTGACACCTTTTCCATGTTCCCCGGTTCGAGAGCAGTATCTTGAAGAAGGCCGGATATTCAACAATAACTGGCTTGACTATACCTGTGACAAGGTGGTTTTTCAGCCAAAAAAGATGTCTCCGGAAACCCTTTATAAAATGTACCACTATGCATGGGATACCTTCTATTACAATACAAGCCCCAGTCTCAAAATGAGCTTTCTTTTTCAAAAGGCTGTAAAGAGTGAGATGGAAAAGGGCACCTACAGGCAATATAACCCCAGAAAAAAACGTTCATTCGGGAAAGAGGCATCTAATGAGTAA
- a CDS encoding radical SAM protein — protein MSKVLMISSNTFSYPYPVYPLGMAVVSGGLSGRGHSVCQFDYSVHENPDDKLKQVIKEFSPEFIGLSIRNIDEVDSLAGDLKVLNIERHIIKVIKGETGVPVISGGSAFSIMPEEILSHIKSDYGIVGSGEQQFADLIEILEKGDSSPQIIKGCLIEGQNGQSGSPLWGKELVDFYMGKSGMLNLQTKRGCPYNCSYCVYPALEGKRFKYRDHDEIIDDLERAKRVYNVDSFFFTDSVFNDPDGFYIELTEKIISSGLKIRWAGYFRPKGVGEREFKILKQSGLYAVEIGSDAGCDETLRCMGKGFTFSDVFDFYNGCTKEGIASAYFFIFGGPGETDATVKEGLANIRRLEEGVIFIYSGIRVLPGTSLYKVAIQEGVLSADDKLLEPVYYFSPEVNIDEMNMLIEQEAKNNRRLIFPPEKGKLMIDAMHAFGYRGLLWDELLKVTRKSERHRKRR, from the coding sequence ATGAGTAAGGTACTGATGATATCTTCCAATACCTTTTCCTATCCATACCCTGTTTATCCCCTTGGAATGGCGGTGGTATCTGGAGGGCTTTCAGGTAGAGGTCACAGCGTATGCCAGTTTGACTATTCGGTGCATGAAAATCCTGATGATAAATTAAAGCAGGTTATCAAAGAGTTTTCTCCTGAGTTTATCGGCCTTTCAATACGTAACATTGATGAGGTTGATTCCCTGGCTGGTGATCTGAAGGTCCTGAATATAGAAAGGCATATCATAAAGGTTATCAAAGGGGAGACCGGTGTCCCTGTAATTTCCGGAGGTTCTGCTTTTTCGATTATGCCTGAGGAGATACTTTCCCATATAAAGTCAGACTATGGCATTGTGGGGTCAGGTGAACAGCAGTTTGCGGACCTTATAGAAATCCTTGAAAAGGGTGATTCTTCCCCGCAGATTATTAAGGGCTGTCTGATTGAGGGGCAAAACGGCCAATCAGGCTCTCCACTATGGGGTAAAGAGCTGGTAGACTTTTATATGGGAAAGAGCGGGATGTTAAATCTTCAGACAAAGAGGGGGTGTCCCTACAACTGCTCCTACTGTGTATATCCAGCCCTGGAGGGAAAGAGATTCAAATATCGCGATCATGATGAAATAATCGATGATCTTGAAAGAGCAAAAAGGGTTTACAATGTGGATTCATTCTTCTTTACAGATTCAGTCTTTAATGACCCTGATGGTTTCTATATTGAACTTACAGAAAAAATAATCTCATCAGGTTTAAAGATACGCTGGGCAGGCTATTTCAGGCCAAAGGGGGTTGGCGAAAGAGAATTTAAAATTCTTAAACAGTCAGGGCTTTACGCCGTTGAAATCGGCTCAGATGCAGGGTGTGATGAGACACTGCGATGTATGGGTAAGGGGTTTACCTTCTCTGATGTATTTGATTTTTACAACGGATGCACCAAAGAGGGCATAGCCAGCGCCTATTTTTTTATCTTCGGCGGGCCAGGTGAAACAGATGCAACAGTAAAAGAGGGGCTGGCCAATATCAGGAGACTTGAAGAGGGGGTTATCTTTATCTACTCTGGCATAAGGGTTCTTCCCGGAACATCGTTATATAAGGTTGCCATTCAGGAAGGTGTGTTATCAGCGGATGACAAGCTGCTTGAGCCTGTATATTATTTTTCTCCGGAAGTAAATATCGATGAAATGAACATGCTGATAGAGCAGGAAGCCAAAAATAACAGGAGATTAATCTTTCCCCCTGAAAAGGGCAAACTCATGATTGATGCCATGCACGCATTCGGTTACAGGGGTTTGTTATGGGATGAGCTTCTTAAGGTAACCCGCAAATCTGAAAGACACAGGAAGAGGCGCTAA